The genomic region TTGCCGAGGATCACGGCGCCCGCGTCCTTGAGCCTCTTCACCGCCGTGGCGTCGAAGGGCGGGACGAAGCCCTCGAGGATCTTCGAGCCGCAGGTGGTGGGCGCGCCGCGCATGGCGAGCACGTCCTTGATGATCAAGGGCACGCCCCACAGGGGCTTGTCCGCGTCCGGGCCGTCCGCGTCCAGCTCGCGCGCGCGGGCGAGGGCCGCGTCGGCTTGCAGCGCGAGCAGGGCGTCCACCTTGGGTTCGGTTGCCGCGATGCGGTCCAGGCAGGCGCGTGTGGCGTCCTCGGCGGAGATTTCCTTGGTCAGGAGCATTCCGCGCAGTGCGAGCAGGCTCTTCGAAGTCAGGTCGCTCATGTCGCTTTTCTCGATCCTTGGTCTGGAAGTGAACGTCGGCAGGCGTCGGGCCGGATCAGACGATCTTCGGGACGATGAAGAACTGTCCGTCGTCCTCCGGCGCGTTGGCCAGGATTTCCTCGCGGGTGAACTCGCGGCGCACCTCGTCGGGCCTGAGCACGGTGACGTGCTCCACCGGCGTGTACATGGGCTCGACGTCCTCGGTGGGCACCTGGCCCAGCTTGTCCATGTATTCAAGGACCTGCCCGAGCTGCGGCGCGAAGAGCGCGGCCTTCTCCGGCGTCAGTTCCAGGCGGGCCAGGTGGGCTATCCTGGCCACGTCCTCGGCGGTGATCTTCATGTCGCTATCCTCTCGTCTCGTGTCGAATGCATGCCGACCGGCGCGGGCTAGTGGATCTGCCCGGCGGCCTTCTTGCGGTCGGCCTCATATTTTTCGCGCAGCGCCTTGATGCGTTCGTCGTGCTTGCCGCGCACGAATTCGAGCCGTTCCTTCAGGGCCTGGGGATCCGTGGGCGAGAGCCCTCCGTCCGCCGGAGTGAACAGGAAGAGATTCTCCCGCGCCTTGCCGGAATCGTCCCAGGCGATGGGCGCGAGGCTCCAGTCCATCTGCGCGGCGGACTGCATGCGGCGCGTCAGGCTCTGCGAGTTCCAGTCGCGTCCCAGGTTGCCCAGGCGGGCGCCGAAGCGGATGAAGTCGAAGCCGAGCGCGGTCCAGAAGTCGGGGCGCGGCAATCCCATGGAGTCCAGGTTCTGGCGCAGGGCCTGGGCGCCGGGGCTCGGGTTCTCCGGCCACCAGGAGCCGGGCGCGACCGACATGCCGAAGTAGTGCATGTCCGCGTCCGTGCCCGCTCCGATGGCCTGGCTCCAGAGCTCGGGGCCGAGGAACAGGAGCTGGTCCTGCTCGTAGAAGAAGAACTGCGGCACGATGAGCTGCGCCTGGGCCCAGCCGTCCGGAATGAAGACGGCCTGGAAGGAGGGTTCGGGCGGAGGCGGCCGGTCGCCGGTCACGGAGTCCTTGCCCGGCGCGTGCAGCATCTCGGCCACGGAACGGCCCCAGCGCTGCGGGTCTCCGGGGTAGTAGGTGCCGGTGGACGTCACGCTGCCGCCCTTGGCCGCGATCTCCTCCTGGAAGAGCTGCGCGGCCTTCATGC from Desulfovibrio sp. X2 harbors:
- the gatC gene encoding Asp-tRNA(Asn)/Glu-tRNA(Gln) amidotransferase subunit GatC; amino-acid sequence: MKITAEDVARIAHLARLELTPEKAALFAPQLGQVLEYMDKLGQVPTEDVEPMYTPVEHVTVLRPDEVRREFTREEILANAPEDDGQFFIVPKIV